A window from Purpureocillium takamizusanense chromosome 3, complete sequence encodes these proteins:
- a CDS encoding uncharacterized protein (EggNog:ENOG503P5P8) — protein sequence MAEASCSGPSPFKRLVDHQSRDVSHHQDRLVDRAGGVNGHASFRSAPQHHHHPAQQGHHDSFGAFLNGQGPSAGVIPGMPHSPAGRLNAHAAALQQPGLPPLINMQHDFAQQQSRASPDLTSWASDFSRFTAAGNNHHQQAPQMRAAAAAAAPMQMHVAQPNFQGAFGQAFSPMFSQQQGGPAAFMQQQQQPGAAPAASDFDQEMARWMASNGGGNMTDVDAAMEQMARELELNEAALPQTSEAEAGEEAVATSQQTFSTSMSDLETPELGNLSLHDTTTTTINNNAAETIAPMTAQDMILDHDQQQQQQEQQPADAEADANNAAAKGKSAVSEAAERLLESVQHEAGEKWQNSVFLSLMRDFRDGRKDIVDNEIRQTEEGGGEGEEAGGAAHQAQQQQQQSLT from the exons ATGGCGGAGGCGTCCTGCAGCGGGCCCTCACCCTTCAAgcggctcgtcgaccacCAGTCGCGCGACGTCAGCCACCACCaggaccgcctcgtcgatcgcgccggcggcgtcaacggccaTGCT TCCTTTCGATCTGCccctcaacaccaccaccacccggcGCAGCAAGGCCATCACGACTCGTTCGGCGCATTCCTCAACGGCCAAGGGCCCTCCGCCGGCGTTATCCCCGGCATGCCTcactcgcccgccggccgcctcaacgcccacgctgccgccctgcagcagcccggGTTGCCGCCGCTCATCAACATGCAACATGACtttgcgcagcagcagtcacGCGCGTCCCCCGACCtgacgagctgggcgtccGACTTTTCTCGCTTCACGGCCGCTGGCAACAACCACCATCAGCAAGCACCGCagatgcgcgccgccgccgccgctgccgcgccgaTGCAGATGCACGTGGCCCAGCCCAACTTCCAGGGCGCCTTTGGACAGGCCTTTTCGCCCATGTTCAGCCAACAGCAAGGGGGGCCTGCTGCGTttatgcagcagcagcagcagcctggtgcggcgccagcggcatccGACTTTGACCAGGAGATGGCGCGGTGGATGgccagcaacggcggcgggaacaTGAccgacgtggacgccgcGATGGAGCAAatggcgcgcgagctggagctCAACGAGGCGGCCCTCCCCCAGACGTCAGAGGCTGAGGCCGGTGAGGAGGCTGTCGCGACGAGTCAGCAGACGTTCTCAACGAGCATGTCCGACCTCGAGACCCCAGAGCTGGGCAACCTCTCCCTccacgacaccaccaccaccaccattaataacaacgccgccgagaccatCGCTCCCATGACGGCGCAAGACATGATTCTAGACCACGatcagcaacaacaacagcaagaACAACAACCCGCAGACGCAGAGGCAGACGCAAACAAcgctgccgccaagggcaagtcggccgtctccgaggccgccgagcgacTCCTCGAGTCCGTCCAGCACGAGGCCGGTGAGAAGTGGCAAAACTCCGTCTTCCTCTCCCTCATGCGCGACTTTCGCGACGGGCGCAAGGACATTGTCGACAACGAGATTCGCCAGACCGAGGAAggcgggggcgagggcgaggaggccgggggcgccgcccaccaggcgcaacagcagcagcagcagagcctgACCTGA
- the SEC13 gene encoding GTPase-activating protein S13 (EggNog:ENOG503NU25~COG:U), which produces MATQVITNSGHDDMIHDAVLDYYGRKLATCSSDRTIKIFEIEGETQRLIETLKGHEGAVWCVAWAHPKYGNILASAGYDGKVFIWKEQASGSGGPHQAGGVGGVGGAAGAGAGAPGGGGAAWQRIYDFPLHKASVNIVAWSPHEAGCLLACASSDGSVSVLEFKDNAVDHVTLPAHGLGVNSVSWAPATSPGSIVSSAPVGGGPAAAAAALAGNRRFVTGGSDNLVKIWAFDPASQSYKQEREPLAGHADWVRDVAWSPTVLQKSYIASASQDKTVRIWTSDPASPGHWDCKVLNFDAAVWRVSWSLSGNVLAVSGADNKVTLWKENLRGEWECVKSIEE; this is translated from the exons ATG GCGACGCAAGTCATTACGAACTCGGGTCACGATGACATGATT CACGATGCAGTCCTCGACTACTACGGCCGGAAACTCGCCACCTGCTCGAGCGACCGCACCATCAAAATCTTTGAAATCGAGGGCGAGACGCAACGGTTGATAGAAACGCTCAAAGG ACACGAGGGCGCAGTCTGGTGCGTCGCCTGGGCGCACCCCAAGTACGGCAACAtcctcgcctcggcgggctACGACGGCAAGGTCTTCATCTGGAAGGAGcaggccagcggcagcggcggtccTCAtcaggccggcggcgtcggcggtgttggtggtgctgctggcgctggtgctggcgctcccggcggtggcggcgcagcgtggCAGCGCATCTACGACTTCCCCCTGCACAAGGCGTCGGTCAACATCGTCGCCTGGTCCCCGCACGAGGCCggctgcctcctcgcctgcgcctcgtccgATGGCTCCGTCAGCGTCCTCGAGTTCAAGGACAACGCCGTCGACCACGTCACCCTCCCCgcccacggcctcggcgtcaacTCGGTCTCGTGGGCCCCCGCCACCTCCcccggcagcatcgtcagcaGTGCCCCCGTCGGAGgcggccccgccgctgccgccgctgccctcgccggcaacCGCCGcttcgtcaccggcggctCCGACAACCTCGTCAAGATCTGGGCCTTCGACCCCGCCTCCCAGTCGTACAAACAGGAGCGCGAGCCCCTCGCTGGCCACGCCGACTGGGTCCGCGACGTCGCCTGGTCCCCCACCGTCCTCCAAAAGTCGTAcatcgcctccgcctcccagGACAAGACGGTCCGCATCTGGACCTCGGaccccgcctcccccggccACTGGGACTGCAAGGTCCTCAacttcgacgccgccgtctggcgcGTCAGCTGGTCCCTCAGCGGCAACGTCCTGGccgtcagcggcgccgacaacaAGGTCACCCTGTGGAAGGAGAACCTCCGCGGCGAGTGGGAGTGCGTCAAGTCCATCGAGGAATGA
- a CDS encoding uncharacterized protein (EggNog:ENOG503Q3YD~TransMembrane:1 (n6-16c21/22o459-475i)~CAZy:AA12~SECRETED:SignalP(1-19~SECRETED:cutsite=ADA-AA~SECRETED:prob=0.4417)~COG:G): MALRSLLVALAAAAAVADAAAKVVVPRADDGCPNTLKVSYEPPVAAKGWQYRLAAHGFKKPRSIAFDKGGALLLVDSGVGVFRLTIDQDQGETCVVTSQPKKIISSAELNHGLALSDDGKTLYASSSSKVYAWAYDAKAGTVGDSNRTIIANMSSTDKTTRTLLMSQKKPGMLVVSRGTVDDEDSLARDKSSGHAQLRAFDVSRLGDKDAPYAFMDGVLLGWGLRNSVGVAEDPSKGGIWSVENSIDEVTRNGEDIHQDNPGEELNYHGRLNDSSTAKDQGGNYGFPRCYAIWNTTNFPNLGSLKTADQFPGPDDAKTLSDDQCKKDYVAPRLAFQAHTAPLDVKFNQDGSKAFISFHGSWNRKNPTGYRIASVAFNKDTGEPTAAHDSMTAAVDVLTTPDLANCPDGCFRPVGLAWDSKGRLWVSSDSTGEIFILNQNGTTDDGGNSVGSRSLVADKAATWAVILAAVVAGLFLA; the protein is encoded by the exons ATGGCTCTGCGCtctctcctcgtcgccctcgccgccgccgccgccgtggccgatgctgccgccaagGTCGTCGTTCCCcgagccgacgacggctgccCCAACACGCTCAAGGTATCCTAcgagccgcccgtcgccgccaagggcTGGCAAtaccgtctcgccgcccacggctTCAAGAAGCCCCGCAGCATCGCCTtcgacaagggcggcgccctcctcctcgtcgactcgggcgtgggcgtcttCCGCCTCACCATCGATCAGGATCAGGGCGAGACATGCGTCGTGACGAGCCAGCCCAAGAAGATCATCAGCAGTGCCGAG CTGAAccatggcctcgccctctccgatgacggcaagacgctctatgcctcgtcttcgtccaaGGTCTACGCTTGGGCCTACGACGCCAAGGCCGGCACTGTGGGCGACTCTAACCgcaccatcatcgccaaTATGTCGTCCACGGACAAGACGACCCGCACCCTGCTCATGTCCCAGAAGAAACCGGGCatgctcgtcgtctcgcgtggaaccgtcgacgacgaagactcCCTGGCCCGCGATAAGTCGAGTGGACACGCCCAGCTCCGTGCCTTTGACGTGTCGCGACTCGGGGACAAGGACGCCCCCTATGCGTTCATGGACGGCGTCTTGCTTGGCTGGGGATTGAGAAACtcggtcggcgtcgccgaggacccgTCCAAGGGCGGCATCTGGTCCGTCGAAAACTCCATCGACGAGGTCACCCGCAATGGCGAGGACATCCACCAGGACAAccccggcgaggagctcaactaccacggccgcctcaacGACAGCTCCACGGCCAAGGATCAGGGCGGCAACTACGGCTTCCCGCGGTGCTACGCCATCTGGAACACGACCAACTTTCCCAACCTCGGCTCCCTCAAGACGGCAGACCAATTCCCCGGCCCCGATGACGCCAAGACATTGTCCGACGACCAGTGCAAAAAGGACTACGTGGCCCCGCGATTAGCTTTCCAGGCACATACTGCACCCCTGGATGTCAAGTTCAACCAGGATGGGTCCAAGGCGTTCATCTCGTTCCACGGCAGCT GGAACCGCAAGAACCCCACTGGCTATCGTATTGCCTCGGTCGCGTTCAACAAGGATACGGGCGAGCCCACGGCTGCGCACGACagcatgacggcggccgtcgatgTGCTCACGACTCCGGACCTGGCCAATTGCCCCGACGGCTGCTTCCggcccgtcggcctcgcctgGGACTCCAAAGGCAGGCTTTGGGTCTCGAGCGACAGCACCGGCGAGATTTTCATCCTCAACCAGAACGGCACCACCGACGATGGAGGTAACAGTGTCGGCTCTCGGTCTCTCGTGGCGGACAAGGCCGCTACCTGGGCCGTCAtcttggcggccgtcgtcgcgggcctgTTCCTGGCGTAA
- a CDS encoding uncharacterized protein (SECRETED:SignalP(1-18~SECRETED:cutsite=AVA-LY~SECRETED:prob=0.7747)) — protein MRVSQLALAIASALGAVALYTPKTGPDVVSGKPPADNSKPNGNEAMRLGSRGVGAGALDPARQSLNGLERRRVTSCRRIGCYRYLGATGFRHGTEHSGGDGGDSRGHVDTATTTTSTTTESPHHTRRHDAGAGAVDLAHASLNQLERRRGGGGRGGGGFGGAFGAAGRGFARAGGSRRGGGGAGHTSNRGHTGGETKKQAQHKSGNKQEQHKDKAQNKQAHHDEGGNKQEQHKGGNKKDQNKNKNQKKQKQKDKKKQNEKRRKPQCKGRHAKQCLKGGTCSDDGVFSNIQFSVDTCKDCFCPGADGNNMNTNSNNQNQNQNHDQHQNQHQHQQDAARGAMAGHHAANAQDNAHNAATGHDTGHGSNHAHDSGHGSNNAHQDAGHDNPPKDHEHHDAGHNHADKKDAPPGHKSPEEVEVDEE, from the coding sequence ATGCGCGTctcgcagctcgccctcgccataGCGAGCGCCCTCGGGGCCGTCGCTCTATACACCCCAAAGACGGGCCCTGACGTTGTTTCCGGGAAGCCCCCTGCCGACAACTCCAAGCCAAACGGCAACGAGGCCATGAGGCTGGGGTCCCGTGGCGTTGGTGCGGGCGCGCTTGATCCCGCCCGTCAGAGCCTCAacggccttgagcgccgGAGAGTAACATCGTGCCGCAGAATCGGCTGTTACAGATATCTAGGAGCCACTGGTTTTCGACACGGGACAGAACAcagcggcggtgatggtggcgatTCCCGCGGTCACGTTGACACGGCtacaacgacgacgtcaacaacaacagaGTCCCCCCACCATACTAGGCGGCACGATGCTGgtgcgggcgccgtcgatCTCGCCCATGCGAGCCTCAACCAACTCGAGCGCCGGAggggaggtggcggccgtggaggcggcggcttcggcggtgctttcggcgccgccggccgtggaTTCGCACGGGCGGGTGGTTCtcggcgtggtggtggcggggcaGGGCATACCAGCAACAGGGGCCATACGGGGGGAGAAACGAAGAAGCAGGCACAGCACAAGAGCGGCAACAAGCAAGAGCAGCacaaggacaaggcgcaGAACAAGCAGGCACATcatgacgagggcggcaacAAGCAGGAACAGCACAAGGGTGGCAACAAGAAAGACCagaacaagaacaagaaccagaagaagcagaagcaaaaggacaagaagaagcagaacgAGAAGCGCAGGAAGCCCCAGTGCAAGGGCCGCCACGCGAAGCAGTGCCTCAAGGGCGGCACCTgctccgacgacggcgtctttTCCAACATCCAATTTAGTGTCGATACGTGCAAGGACTGCTTCTGCCCCGGGGCTGACGGCAACAACATGAacaccaacagcaacaatcagaaccagaaccagaaccaCGATCAACACCAAAACcaacaccagcaccagcaagaCGCCGCTCGCGGTGCCATGGCCGGGCACCACGCCGCCAATGCCCAGGACAATGCTCATAACGCTGCTACCGGGCACGACACCGGCCACGGCTCCAACCACGCTCACGACTCCGGCCACGGCTCCAACAACGCACACCAAGACGCCGGCCACGACAACCCTCCCAAAGACCACGAGCACCACGACGCGGGCCACAACCACGCCGACAAGAaggacgcgccgccgggccacaAGAGCCCCGAAGAAGTCGAAGTCGATGAAGAGTAG
- a CDS encoding uncharacterized protein (EggNog:ENOG503NUN1~COG:A) — translation MGRFPPVAAAVVAAAAAAAIALPNGGLFNSTSACPRRTAAPETREPSAALSGTQEASVSPRPEQQQQQVAEPPPPPPPSQRIENLRHRRRDISDCCGHDVDADADHEREQSPPPQYPASEASSSSRPPPFSSLFAPLHDAAAAAASSSAAAKFAATATAEASASAPAYSYAAPCPESEPFDPDQAAARAFCDPVAETKSVLPRDTKGESSRKDDDAEPPPAYSEGDSPLHSFSFVMSAAGGAASIITQVQQGGPPINAIGDVGADETIAMDLRGTRFVLSRDELLTLPEFVLLSLFPNGLFPEGHMNGFSENDAVQVDYDPASLQYMLDFFRNVAQSIPSESSPSTSQDGDAMDSLGSRDDSAKRAGIIVLREDLDFYAIPPSADISQPGMIEVKRAAAKALQQQDGIFSGLKRSDEPGTTEAHLIEMLTAGGFNHDDRWGHRAGEPNKAVICSLALARLRSDIRGNDMGTSAVGMAQKLLLFWRKPARRCWWEGIELDNVDGVDGKLKVWIRRVWTLEMSVIGLR, via the exons ATGG GCCGCTTtccccccgtcgccgccgccgttgtcgccgccgccgccgccgccgccatcgccctcccAAACGGCGGCCTCTTCAATTCCACATCCGCCTGCCCTCGCCGGACCGCGGCGCCAGAGACCCGCGAGCCATCCGCCGCATTGTCCGGGACGCAGGAAGCCAGCGTCTCCCCCCgtccggagcagcagcagcagcaggttgccgagccgccgccgccgccgccgccgtcacagcgcatcgagaacctccgtcaccgccgtcgcgacATCTCGGACTGCTGCGGgcacgacgtcgacgccgacgccgaccacgaGCGCGAgcaatcgccgccgccccagtaTCCCGCCTCCGAggcgtcttcttcctcccggCCCCCGCCCTTTTCGTCGCTCTTTGCCCCCCTTcacgacgctgctgccgccgccgcctcttcttccGCCGCAGCAAAGTtcgccgcgaccgcgaccgcaGAAGCCAGTGCGTCCGCCCCGGCCTACAGCTACGCTGCCCCCTGCCCCGAGTCCGAGCCCTTCGACCCGgaccaggccgccgcgagagCCTTCTGcgaccccgtcgccgagaccAAGAGCGTCCTCCCGCGGGACACAAAGGGAGAGTCCAGtcgcaaggacgacgacgcagagccgccgccggcgtaTTCGGAGGGCGATAGTCCTCTCCACTCGTTTTCGTTCGTCATGTCTGCCGCCGGAGGAGCTGCGAGTATCATTACTCAGgtgcagcagggcgggccgCCCATCAATGCCATTGGAG ATGTCGGTGCCGATGAGACCATTGCAATGGACCTGAG GGGAACCAGGTTTGTCCTCTCGAGGGACGAGCTACTGACGCTGCCCGAGTTCGTGCTGCTCTCGCTGTTCCCGAATGGGCTCTTCCCGGAAGGACATATGAACGGCTTCTCCGAGAATGACGCTGTTCAGGTCGAC TACGACCCGGCGTCGCTGCAGTACATGCTCGACTTCTTTCGCAACGTCGCCCAGTCCATTCCCTCCGAGTCGTCGCCTAGCACGTCGCAGGACGGCGATGCAATGGATTCGTTGGGGTCCCGGGACGACTCCGCCAAACGCGCAGGCATCATCGTGTTGCGCGAGGACCTCGATTTCTATGCGATTCCGCCAAGCGCTGACATCAGCCAGCCTGGCATGATTGAAGTGAAGCGGGCAGCCGCCAaggccctgcagcagcaagacgGAATCTTTTCGGGCCTGAAGCGCAGCGACGAGCCTGGCACCACAGAAGCGCATCTTATTGAGATGCTGACGGCTGG AGGTTTCAACCACGACGACAGATGGGGTCACCGCGCTGGTGAGCCCAACAAGGCTGTCATTTGCAGCCTggcgctcgcgcgcctgCGAAGCGACATTCGCGGCAACGACATGggcaccagcgccgtcggcatggcccagaagctgctgctcttctGGCGGAAGCCCGCCCGTCGGTGCTGGTGGGAGGGCATTGAGCTGGacaacgtcgacggcgtcgacggcaagctcaaggtcTGGATCCGGCGGGTGTGGACGCTCGAGATGAGCGTCATCGGGCTGCGATAG
- a CDS encoding Amidase (COG:J~EggNog:ENOG503NXMQ) has protein sequence MADERHLSVACHDTSQPAEGHGRSSGQAGAVFPRLIDATYEDLADGLKRGLFTSVELVETYLARIKQVNDELHCVTEVNPDAREIAAELDRERAAGKSRGPLHGIPMLVKNNIGTADDMNTTAGSWILYGAKVPRDAGVVTKLRASGVVILGKTNMCQWAGYRCKKPSSGWSAHGGQTFAPYYESQEPCGSSGGSAVAVDLGLAFAALGTETDGSVVWPAQRSGVVGIKPTVGMTSRDMVVPISERMDTVGTIAHTVRDAAYALQAITGPDPHDGYTTLIPTIPDFVAACKEDALRGSRIGVPWNVIEAQNEDKRWDVEIGGFKQALEVLEKNGATVIEVEFSAKMDELREAEYTVMGADFMSSLALYFAELSVNPSGVRTLAELRDLTQRHPKEGFPGKNTAHWDDVLAQGWDNSDARFAPACERLLELGGPQGLLGALDRHDLTAVAMPTTLAAEWTAVVGAPMVSVPMGHYPADAEVVWLDNDDDDDEAEDGGGSGGGGGGGSSRSRSMVDTAPGVPYGLSFLGRLCSDADLVGLAYAFERQTRVRERPVRRWAMADVEVRCSR, from the exons ATGGCCGACGAGCGACACTTGTCGGTGGCTTGCCACGACACAAGTCAGCCCGCGGAGGGCCatgggcgcagcagcggacAAGCGGGAGCCGTATTCCCGCGTCTCATCGATGCCACGTACGAGGACCTCGCAGATGGGCTCAAGAGGGGCCTTTTCACAAGCGTAGAGCTGGTCGAG ACGTACCTGGCGCGCATCAAGCAGGTCAACGATGAGCTGCACTGCGTGACGGAGGTCAACCCGGATGCTCGCGAGATTGCTGCCGAACTTGACAGGGAGAGAGCTGCCGGAAAGAGCCGAGG GCCGCTCCACGGCATCCCCATGCTCGTCAAGAACAACATTGGGACAGCTGACGATATGAATACCACGG CCGGGTCGTGGATCCTCTACGGAGCCAAGGTTCCCCGCGATGCCGGTGTCGTCACCAAGCTGCGCGCATCCGGGGTGGTCATCCTTGGCAAGACCAACATGTGCCAATGGGCCGGGTACCGCTGCAAGAAGCCCAGCAGCGGGTGGTCTGCGCACGGCGGGCAGACGTTTGCCCCTTACTACGAGTCTCAGGAGCCCTGCGGCAgctccggcggcagcgccgtggccgtggaccTGGGCCTTGCGTTTGCCGCGTTGGGCACGGAGACGGACGGTTCGGTCGTGTGGCCGGCGCAGAGGAGCGGCGTGGTCGGGATCAAGCCGACCGTCGGCATGACGTCGCGCGACATGGTGGTGCCCATATCAGAGCGCATGGATACCGTTGGGACGATTGCGCACACGGTTCGGGATGCCGCATACGCGCTGCAGGCCATCACCGGGCCGGATCCCCACGATGGCTATACGACGCTTATCCCGACGATACCAGACTTTGTGGCGGCGTGCAAGgaggacgcgctgcgcggGTCCAGGATAGGGGTCCCTTGGAACGTCATCGAGGCGCAAAACGAGGACAAGAGATGGGATGTTGAGATCGGCGGATTCAAGCAGGCTCTCGAAGTCCTCGAAAAGAACGGAGCCACCGTCATCGAGGTCGAGTTCAGCGCCAAGATGGACGAGCTCCGAGAGGCCGAGTACACAGTCATGGGAGCCGACTTCATGTCCAGTCTCGCCCTGTACTTTGCGGAGCTCAGCGTCAACCCGAGCGGCGTCCGcacgctcgccgagctgcgagACCTCACGCAGAGGCACCCCAAGGAGGGCTTCCCGGGGAAGAATACGGCGCACTGGGACGACGTGCTGGCGCAGGGCTGGGACAACAGCGACGCGCGCTTCGCGCCGGCGTGCGAgcggctcctcgagctgggcgggCCGCAGGGCCTGCTCGGGGCGCTGGACCGGCACGACCtcacggcggtggcgatgccgacgacgctcgcgGCGGAGTGGACGGCCGTGGTCGGCGCGCCCATGGTGTCGGTGCCGATGGGCCATTACCcggccgatgccgaggtGGTGTGGCTGgataacgacgacgacgacgacgaagccgaagacggaggcggcagcggtggcgggggaggcggcggcagcagcaggagcaggagcatGGTCGATACGGCGCCGGGCGTGCCGTACGGCCTGAGCTTCCTGGGGCGGCTGTGCTCGGACGCGGACCTGGTGGGGTTGGCGTACGCGTTTGAGCGGCAGACGAGGGTTCGCGAGCGGCCGGTGAGGCGGtgggcgatggcggacgTGGAGGTGCGATGTTCGCGGTGA
- a CDS encoding Amidase (COG:J~EggNog:ENOG503NXMQ), whose protein sequence is MLARLLPNLTGRELPERAEGSGSVAPPPPSHDGLCLHVRHECRPLHGIPMLVKNNIGTADDMNTTAGSWILYGAKVPRDAGVVTKLRASGVVILGKTNMCQWAGYRCKKPSSGWSAHGGQTFAPYYESQEPCGSSGGSAVAVDLGLAFAALGTETDGSVVWPAQRSGVVGIKPTVGMTSRDMVVPISERMDTVGTIAHTVRDAAYALQAITGPDPHDGYTTLIPTIPDFVAACKEDALRGSRIGVPWNVIEAQNEDKRWDVEIGGFKQALEVLEKNGATVIEVEFSAKMDELREAEYTVMGADFMSSLALYFAELSVNPSGVRTLAELRDLTQRHPKEGFPGKNTAHWDDVLAQGWDNSDARFAPACERLLELGGPQGLLGALDRHDLTAVAMPTTLAAEWTAVVGAPMVSVPMGHYPADAEVVWLDNDDDDDEAEDGGGSGGGGGGGSSRSRSMVDTAPGVPYGLSFLGRLCSDADLVGLAYAFERQTRVRERPVRRWAMADVEVRCSR, encoded by the exons ATGCTCGCGAGATTGCTGCCGAACTTGACAGGGAGAGAGCTGCCGGAAAGAGCCGAGGGTAGTGGAAGTgttgcgcccccccccccgtctcaTGATGGATTATGCTTACATGTGCGACATGAGTGTAGGCCGCTCCACGGCATCCCCATGCTCGTCAAGAACAACATTGGGACAGCTGACGATATGAATACCACGG CCGGGTCGTGGATCCTCTACGGAGCCAAGGTTCCCCGCGATGCCGGTGTCGTCACCAAGCTGCGCGCATCCGGGGTGGTCATCCTTGGCAAGACCAACATGTGCCAATGGGCCGGGTACCGCTGCAAGAAGCCCAGCAGCGGGTGGTCTGCGCACGGCGGGCAGACGTTTGCCCCTTACTACGAGTCTCAGGAGCCCTGCGGCAgctccggcggcagcgccgtggccgtggaccTGGGCCTTGCGTTTGCCGCGTTGGGCACGGAGACGGACGGTTCGGTCGTGTGGCCGGCGCAGAGGAGCGGCGTGGTCGGGATCAAGCCGACCGTCGGCATGACGTCGCGCGACATGGTGGTGCCCATATCAGAGCGCATGGATACCGTTGGGACGATTGCGCACACGGTTCGGGATGCCGCATACGCGCTGCAGGCCATCACCGGGCCGGATCCCCACGATGGCTATACGACGCTTATCCCGACGATACCAGACTTTGTGGCGGCGTGCAAGgaggacgcgctgcgcggGTCCAGGATAGGGGTCCCTTGGAACGTCATCGAGGCGCAAAACGAGGACAAGAGATGGGATGTTGAGATCGGCGGATTCAAGCAGGCTCTCGAAGTCCTCGAAAAGAACGGAGCCACCGTCATCGAGGTCGAGTTCAGCGCCAAGATGGACGAGCTCCGAGAGGCCGAGTACACAGTCATGGGAGCCGACTTCATGTCCAGTCTCGCCCTGTACTTTGCGGAGCTCAGCGTCAACCCGAGCGGCGTCCGcacgctcgccgagctgcgagACCTCACGCAGAGGCACCCCAAGGAGGGCTTCCCGGGGAAGAATACGGCGCACTGGGACGACGTGCTGGCGCAGGGCTGGGACAACAGCGACGCGCGCTTCGCGCCGGCGTGCGAgcggctcctcgagctgggcgggCCGCAGGGCCTGCTCGGGGCGCTGGACCGGCACGACCtcacggcggtggcgatgccgacgacgctcgcgGCGGAGTGGACGGCCGTGGTCGGCGCGCCCATGGTGTCGGTGCCGATGGGCCATTACCcggccgatgccgaggtGGTGTGGCTGgataacgacgacgacgacgacgaagccgaagacggaggcggcagcggtggcgggggaggcggcggcagcagcaggagcaggagcatGGTCGATACGGCGCCGGGCGTGCCGTACGGCCTGAGCTTCCTGGGGCGGCTGTGCTCGGACGCGGACCTGGTGGGGTTGGCGTACGCGTTTGAGCGGCAGACGAGGGTTCGCGAGCGGCCGGTGAGGCGGtgggcgatggcggacgTGGAGGTGCGATGTTCGCGGTGA